A genomic segment from Gracilinanus agilis isolate LMUSP501 chromosome 1, AgileGrace, whole genome shotgun sequence encodes:
- the ZMAT5 gene encoding zinc finger matrin-type protein 5, with product MGKRYFCDYCDRSFQDNLHNRKKHLNGVQHLRAKKVWYDLFRDAAAILVEEQNKRPCRKFLETGQCDFDSNCRFSHMTSGDLELLAAQVHEERLSREQDVVEVPEGGIEDWLEKRAKQRSSAQSSSTLSAKPVVFQYPPGWPPLQDLPPSLRAPPPGGWPQQPNVQWG from the exons ATGGGGAAGAGATACTTCTGCGATTATTGTGATCGATCCTTCCAAGACAACCTGCACAATCGGAAGAAGCATCTGAACGGAGTCCAGCATCTGAGAGCCAAGAAGGTCTGGTACGACCTCTTCCGAG ATGCTGCAGCCATTCTGGTGGAGGAACAGAACAAAAGGCCCTGCCGGAAGTTTCTGGAGACGG GTCAGTGTGACTTTGACTCCAACTGTCGATTCTCGCACATGACGTCGGGGGACCTCGAGCTCCTGGCCGCCCAGGTCCACG AGGAGAGGCTGTCCAGGGAGCAGGACGTCGTGGAGGTGCCTGAGGGGGGCATCGAAGACTGGCTGGAGAAGCGGGCCAAGCAGCGGAGCTCTGCCCAGAGCAGCAG CACGCTGTCAGCCAAGCCCGTGGTGTTCCAGTACCCACCGGGGTGGCCGCCCCTCCAGGATCTGCCTCCGTCCCTGCGGGCCCCGCCGCCTGGGGGCTGGCCGCAGCAGCCCAATGTCCAGTGGGGCTGA
- the LOC123232429 gene encoding cytochrome b-c1 complex subunit 9, with protein MAPPTMLGQVYSLFFRRTSTFALTIAVGVLFFERAFDQGGDAIYDNINQGKLWKHIRHKYEEE; from the exons ATGGCGCCGCCGACGATGTTGGGCCAGGTGTACTCGCTCTTTTTCCGCAGAACGTCCACCTTTGCGCTCACCATTGCTGTGGGCGTCTTGTTCTTTGAGCGCGCCTTCGACCAGGGAGGGGACGCCATCTACGACAACATTAACCAAGGG AAGCTGTGGAAGCACATCAGACACAAATATGAGGAGGAATAG